One segment of Clostridium botulinum DNA contains the following:
- a CDS encoding sigma-E processing peptidase SpoIIGA encodes MEVYIDILILENFIINLFLMILTMKILKYKVKDILLICSGFIGALYTIVLLFPKLDILTSFPCRIIILYIMIRISYGKKGFINIIKAMGIFLLLTFTLSGLCFMFSLNQNEYLLGESFEISKYSMKYLILGGMIIYMFFNRLIEYVKNKLMVNNFKFSIQFEVAETMYDIKGFLDTGNELREPVSNLPCILIEQDLVSTINFNSKDVYYIPYSAIGYGGNLKGIKVESIKIKGEKFYNEVDAIICPCNEKLSKENDFNALLSRGVI; translated from the coding sequence ATGGAGGTATATATAGATATTTTAATTTTAGAAAATTTTATAATTAATTTATTTCTTATGATACTAACAATGAAAATACTAAAGTATAAAGTTAAAGATATTTTATTAATATGTTCAGGATTTATAGGAGCGTTGTATACGATTGTATTATTATTTCCTAAATTAGATATATTAACTTCATTTCCTTGTAGAATAATAATTTTATATATAATGATTAGAATAAGTTATGGTAAAAAAGGTTTTATTAATATAATTAAAGCTATGGGTATATTTTTATTATTAACATTTACATTAAGTGGATTATGTTTTATGTTTTCATTAAATCAGAATGAATATTTATTAGGCGAAAGTTTTGAAATAAGTAAGTACTCAATGAAATATTTGATATTAGGTGGAATGATAATATATATGTTTTTTAATAGATTAATAGAATATGTTAAAAACAAATTGATGGTAAATAATTTTAAGTTTAGTATACAGTTTGAGGTAGCTGAAACTATGTATGATATAAAGGGTTTTTTAGATACTGGAAATGAACTTAGAGAGCCTGTTAGTAATCTTCCATGTATTTTAATAGAACAAGATCTTGTAAGTACAATCAATTTTAATAGTAAGGATGTTTATTACATACCTTATAGTGCAATTGGATATGGGGGTAATCTAAAAGGAATAAAGGTAGAGTCAATAAAAATAAAGGGTGAAAAATTTTATAATGAAGTAGATGCTATTATATGTCCATGTAATGAAAAATTAAGCAAGGAAAATGATTTCAATGCATTATTGTCAAGAGGAGTAATATAA
- the sigE gene encoding RNA polymerase sporulation sigma factor SigE, producing the protein MRRMILFLNKLLSRFKLFRRKLYYVGGSDALPPPLSKDEEETLVNNLMHGDESIRSTLIERNLRLVVYIARKFENTGVHVEDLISVGTIGLIKAVNTFNPEKKIKLATYASRCIENEILMYLRRNSKIKAEISFYEPLNIDWDGNELLLSDILGTENDEVYNLIEDEVDKQLLLMALRILNDREKEIVRLRFGLNGTREKTQKEVADMLGISQSYISRLEKKIIRRLKKEISKMI; encoded by the coding sequence ATGAGAAGAATGATTTTATTTTTAAATAAATTATTATCTAGATTTAAATTATTTAGAAGAAAGTTATATTATGTAGGTGGTAGTGATGCACTTCCACCACCATTATCAAAAGATGAAGAAGAAACATTAGTAAATAATCTTATGCATGGAGATGAAAGCATAAGAAGTACATTGATAGAAAGAAATTTAAGACTAGTTGTCTATATAGCAAGAAAATTTGAAAATACAGGTGTTCATGTTGAAGATCTAATTTCAGTTGGAACTATTGGATTAATAAAGGCGGTAAATACTTTTAATCCAGAGAAGAAAATTAAATTGGCGACATATGCATCTAGATGCATAGAAAATGAAATTTTAATGTATTTAAGAAGGAATAGTAAAATAAAAGCAGAAATTTCATTTTACGAACCATTAAATATAGATTGGGATGGAAATGAATTATTATTATCAGATATTCTAGGGACTGAAAATGATGAAGTGTATAATTTAATTGAAGATGAAGTAGATAAGCAGCTATTGTTAATGGCACTTAGAATTTTAAATGATAGAGAAAAAGAAATTGTAAGGCTTAGGTTTGGCTTAAATGGAACAAGAGAAAAAACTCAAAAGGAAGTTGCTGATATGCTTGGAATATCTCAATCGTATATTTCAAGACTAGAGAAAAAAATAATTAGAAG